In Malania oleifera isolate guangnan ecotype guangnan chromosome 8, ASM2987363v1, whole genome shotgun sequence, a single window of DNA contains:
- the LOC131161922 gene encoding uncharacterized protein At5g65660-like isoform X3, whose translation MDNNNDESASTPTIGFPLATALLLLVLFGTSGLISCCYHWHRLRSLLPLLLLSHSPHPNSPAPQPPPIPLAVLPTTMHHLGGGDDDENEYLGEQQQRLMVVMPGERAPRFIGIPCPHPPKP comes from the exons AtggataataataatgatgaatcGGCGTCAACGCCAACCATTGGGTTTCCTCTAGCCACGGCGCTGCTGCTGCTGGTTCTGTTCGGCACCAGCGGCCTCATCTCCTGTTGCTACCACTGGCACCGCCTCCGCTCCCTCCtccccctcctcctcctctcccATTCTCCTCATCCCAACTCCCCTGCGCCCCAACCACCGCCCATCCCCCTCGCTGTTCTTCCCACAACCATGCACCACCTg GGGGGCGGAGATGATGATGAGAATGAATATTTAGGAGAGCAGCAGCAGAGGTTGATGGTGGTGATGCCAGGGGAACGAGCACCCAGGTTCATAGGGATTCCATGTCCTCACCCCCCGAAACCATGA
- the LOC131161922 gene encoding uncharacterized protein At5g65660-like isoform X4 — MDNNNDESASTPTIGFPLATALLLLVLFGTSGLISCCYHWHRLRSLLPLLLLSHSPHPNSPAPQPPPIPLAVLPTTMHHLVNETRNLRAPLGGFGALQRVSTKCSTKRPC; from the exons AtggataataataatgatgaatcGGCGTCAACGCCAACCATTGGGTTTCCTCTAGCCACGGCGCTGCTGCTGCTGGTTCTGTTCGGCACCAGCGGCCTCATCTCCTGTTGCTACCACTGGCACCGCCTCCGCTCCCTCCtccccctcctcctcctctcccATTCTCCTCATCCCAACTCCCCTGCGCCCCAACCACCGCCCATCCCCCTCGCTGTTCTTCCCACAACCATGCACCACCTg GTGAATGAAACACGTAACCTTCGGGCTCCACTTggtgggtttggggcattacagagagtctcgacgaagtgttcaaccaagagaccttgttga
- the LOC131161922 gene encoding uncharacterized protein At5g65660-like isoform X2 translates to MDNNNDESASTPTIGFPLATALLLLVLFGTSGLISCCYHWHRLRSLLPLLLLSHSPHPNSPAPQPPPIPLAVLPTTMHHLQGGGDDDENEYLGEQQQRLMVVMPGERAPRFIGIPCPHPPKP, encoded by the exons AtggataataataatgatgaatcGGCGTCAACGCCAACCATTGGGTTTCCTCTAGCCACGGCGCTGCTGCTGCTGGTTCTGTTCGGCACCAGCGGCCTCATCTCCTGTTGCTACCACTGGCACCGCCTCCGCTCCCTCCtccccctcctcctcctctcccATTCTCCTCATCCCAACTCCCCTGCGCCCCAACCACCGCCCATCCCCCTCGCTGTTCTTCCCACAACCATGCACCACCTg CAGGGGGGCGGAGATGATGATGAGAATGAATATTTAGGAGAGCAGCAGCAGAGGTTGATGGTGGTGATGCCAGGGGAACGAGCACCCAGGTTCATAGGGATTCCATGTCCTCACCCCCCGAAACCATGA
- the LOC131161922 gene encoding uncharacterized protein At5g65660-like isoform X1, which produces MDNNNDESASTPTIGFPLATALLLLVLFGTSGLISCCYHWHRLRSLLPLLLLSHSPHPNSPAPQPPPIPLAVLPTTMHHLKQGGGDDDENEYLGEQQQRLMVVMPGERAPRFIGIPCPHPPKP; this is translated from the exons AtggataataataatgatgaatcGGCGTCAACGCCAACCATTGGGTTTCCTCTAGCCACGGCGCTGCTGCTGCTGGTTCTGTTCGGCACCAGCGGCCTCATCTCCTGTTGCTACCACTGGCACCGCCTCCGCTCCCTCCtccccctcctcctcctctcccATTCTCCTCATCCCAACTCCCCTGCGCCCCAACCACCGCCCATCCCCCTCGCTGTTCTTCCCACAACCATGCACCACCTg AAGCAGGGGGGCGGAGATGATGATGAGAATGAATATTTAGGAGAGCAGCAGCAGAGGTTGATGGTGGTGATGCCAGGGGAACGAGCACCCAGGTTCATAGGGATTCCATGTCCTCACCCCCCGAAACCATGA